GCCCCACGGGCCCGGAGGTCGCGGACGAGTGCGCACCAACGCCAATACGAGATGGAAACCGGTTCACTCATCGGCGGCAGGGTTGAGGGTGCGGAAAACAAAGGTGAGGTAAGCCGTGATCGTGTGCTTCGGTGTCCACCACCATTGGGCGAAAGTCTGCTTCCATCCGTCATGCCCACTCATCGCCGTGCGGTCGCAGGGCATGTAGAGTGCGGTGGTATTCCAGTTCGGATTGAACACGGCGTTTACATGCGCCGAACCACGCGGCCACCGCTCTTTTGGCAGCGGAGCGTTGGCAACGGTATCCCAAGGTTGGGCGGTCGGAGCCTTTGCTGGGTAGTCGTCGAGGTTGAAACGCAGCGCGACACGGCCTTCGGCGGTGAAGCGGGGGTCGCTGCGAACCCAGATGCGGCAATGCGGCCATCGTCCGAAATCCTCGTCAGGCAGCAGCCCCCAACGGCCGGCATCGGTTCCCGCGACAAAGGGGGCCTCTTCCAGGTGCGACTGGAAGAGGCTGAGGTCTGGAGCGACGGCGTTCATCCCTGGACCTGGCAGATGTCGGCGAGATAGGCAGTGACCTCGCACTTCGGGAAGCGAGCGTAGCTGCCGATCGCCGCCTCCTCGCTCATCGACTGCCCGGAGGCGTCACCGAGGCGCAGTTCCTTGTTCTCGGCATCGGCACCGGTGAGACCAAACTCCTTCAGCGCCCACTTCAGGACCCGTCGGACACCCACGCTGGGGGCGAAGGCCTTCGTGGCACGCTTGAGGTTGAACACCACCGTGACCTCGATCTTCCGGCAGCGGTGGCAGTGGATCCGGAGGCGCTCCTTGGCCGGCTCTTTGAACCGCTCCGGCGTGAGGGGCTCGTCCTCGTCCGCCGCGAAGAGGAGGACTTCCTCAACCTTTGCGTCGGCGGAGATGATGCCGGCCTGCTGAGCGGCGACGAGCAATTCGGCCGGCGTCGCCTTGGCCGGCACTGAAACAGGAGTGGGGTTACCCTCTCCGCTGATGTGGATGTCTCTATTCATGTTCTTACGAGTTGCAGAAGTCCGTTCTGGGCTTCCTGGCACTCACGAGTATGAGCGCTGCTCACTAAATCAAGCACAATCGCTTGAGAAAGTGAGCACTGCTAAGCAACCGATAAAAATACCACGCGCCGCTTGAACAAGCCGCGAATAACTGATAGGTTATTGATACGGCAATTTTTCCCTCCTACCCGCTCTCCCATGGACACCACCGCGCAATCACTCGGCTCCGGCCTTAAATCAGCCCGAGAGGCACGTAACCTCTCGTTACGGCAAGTCGAAGAGGTGACAGGCATTTCGAACGCTTACCTAAGTCAGTTGGAAAACGACAAAGTGAAGAAGCCTTCGCCCCATTTCCTCCACAAGCTAGCCGCGCTCTACGACGTGCCCTACGAGCTGTTGATGGAGTATGCTGGCTACATCAAACGTGCAGCAGAGGCCGCCACTGAGCCGCGCACCTTGGCCGCCGCGGCGTTTCGCAGCCAAGCGCAGCTCTCTCAAGCCGGCGCGGCCCTTTACAGCCAAGCGCAGCTCACGGATGAGGAAGCCGCGCAACTGCTCGATTACCTCGGCTACCTGCGTTCGAAACAAAAAACTAAATGAGAGCGCCCGCTTTGGAGTCGGCCGCAGAGGTCGAACATATCGTTCGGAACCTGCTGCGGGAGTCCAAGGCATGGGGCAAATTTCCGACGCCGGTCGACGACATCGCTGCTTACAGCAAGCTGGCGATCGACCGAGGCGTTGATCTGCGGACGATCGATCCGGGGTTTCTACCCCGACAACTTGAACATCTGTCGAGCGCGCTGCGGAAGATTCTCGGCGTGATTGATCGTCGGCAGCGAAAAATTTATCTCGACCATTCGATGTCGTCGTCACGAAAGGCCTTCGTGAAACTGCACGAGATTGGCCACGATGTCCTGCCTTGGCAGGCGATCAACCTCAGCTACAGCGACGACGAGAAAACCATTAGCCACGAGGCGCCGGAACTTTTCGAACGCGAGGCGAGCTTCTTCGCCTCCGCAGCCCTGTTCCAACTGGAGCGCTTCGACGAGGCCCTGAAAAAACTCCCATTGTCGTTCAGCTCCGTCCGTGTGCTCGCGGAGCAGTTCGGTGGGTCCGTGCATGCCACCGCGCGCCGCTATGTCGAACGGTGCCCGAAGCGCTGCGCCCTCCTCGTCTTCAATCCCCCGGCGACTCGAACCAAGACCTGTCCGATGCCGGTCCGCAACTGCTTCGAGTCTCCACCCTTCACCGACGATTTCGGTCGGCTCGGTGTGCCCGATGTGTGCGACTCTCAGCATCCTTTCGTGCAGGATATCCTGCGCGGTCGTCGCCTTCACGAAGAGGGCACGGTGACGCTGCCGACGGCTCGCGTGCCGAGCCTCCAGCTGAACTACCACTTCTTCAACAATACCTACAACAGCTTCGTCTTCATGCTGCCACCCGGTGAGGCAATGAAATCGCGCATCACCATCGTGAATCGCGTGAACTAGGCCCCGCTCTGGGTCTGGATGCGCACCGTCGGCCGCAGAGTAAGATTCTGCGTGTGAAAACGGGTGTGAAGAATCCGCGCCATTTCGTCGTAAACCGGCGCGCGCTGGGCGGGATCCCCGATAGTCAGGATCAGAGCAAAAGGTTGCGGCGCAGTCATCGCGATATTGACGTCGTGACGGCAGAGCAACCGGACCTTGAGGCGCCAGCGTTTCCCCTTCACGCCGGTTGGCAACAGCCGGTAGTAGGTCCGCACCGGCGCCCATTTCCGCAGGTGCTTCACCTGATAGGATTCGTAGAGTTCGCTGGACCGGGAGTGTTCAACAGGCACCTGACCTTTGAAGTTCTCTTCGCCGTCGCCATCCACAAACACGCCGAAGGAAGCGTCGATGTGGGTCTCGCAGTATTCCGCACCGAAGTCGCCGTTGCGCATCGGCGGAAACGCGAGCGTCATGGCAATCTCGCCCCGATACCGGCCGTTCGTAGAAAGCGAAGGGGGATACGGAAAATCGTCCCACTCCAAGAAATAACCGGGCCGCAAGTGCTCCTCGAACACCAGTGTCATGGCGGAGGGCGTGCATTCAAGGGCGGCCCGCACTCCGAGCGGCGTGCCGAACCCAAAATAGTGATCCTCGCCGTCCGGGACGCGCTGGCGCGTGCGCAGGTCTCGTGCGCAATGGGTCAGGACCGCGCGAGCGACGGTCACCGACGGCGCCGGGGTGATCGAGTGAAAAATATGGGCGAGTTGCCGCGAAACCAACGGGGTCGCGAAACTGGTTCCAAGACTGTCGATCAAACGGGGCTGCACATCCAACGAGGTCACGCCATGGACGGGACTGCCTGCATGCCCGATATTGCCGCCGAGGTGAACGAGGTCGGGCTTGATCACATAATTAGGGCCGGGGCCATTACGGGAAAATGGTGACGGCTCACCGCGCTTAGATCCGTGCGGGGCGAGGTCCATCTGCGCCACCGAGCCTACAACGATGCCGAGCACGCTACCACCACCCGCTGGTCCTGCTACAGCTCGTAGCCGAAGTGAGCTTTCCCCGACCCGACGATGTCGACCCCGCAGATCCGGAGATGTTCGATATCGGCGAATGCCTCAAAATTGTCGGCAAGGCGCATAAGGAGAACCGATCTGATCTAGATGGCCTTCGGCGCTGGTGCCAACGTGCATTGGGCTACTATGAACAAGTGGATACACCAAATGGGTTTCACCTTACGATGCACGCTGAGTGTTTGATTCTGTTGGAGGACTTTAGCGGCGCCCATGCGATTCTGGCTCGGGTCGACGACGCGGAACGCGAGGCGCACTGGTGGCATCGACAGGCGCAGGCCTTGCGGGGGTTGCATTTGCTCGACCAAGCGGAAGCCGCGATCGATCGCGCGCTGAGCCTGCGCACATTGGCACATTTCCGAGCGGCGTTTCTCTTCGCCAAGGGCGAAATTCTCGCTGACCGGCGCGACATGCGATGTCTCGCAGTAATCGCTGAGGCACGCGCGCTGGCCACCGGACCTAAGTTCCCGGTCCAGCTGGACGAGACGCTTGCGCGGTTCCGTGCTTTATTCCCGGATCTGAGTTCACCGGCTTAGCCTGTGAGAGAGCGCGCGGATGCATCCACTGAACGCGAGCAATTTCGCCACACTGCCCCTAGCGCTTCACGTCGTCCTCACCATAGCTTCGGCGGTCTCTGGACTTCAGGTTAGGCGCGGCGTGCGGAGGCACCACTACCATTCCAAAAAACCGAGCTGTCTTGCGCGACGACGTCGTGCTCGCCTGCCCCAAAGCCGCAGTATCCGATTCGGCGAAGGCATCAAAGTTGACGTGGCCGCCCCTGGGCGGACGGCTTTGTCGAGCCGTGTGGCAGATCAACTGGCAAGAAAAGGAATATAGGCGGATCAATCTGGCATGAGCTTCTCGCACGATTGCATATGTCCGCTAGCCTCTGGCCGTTCATTCTGGCACGAGGCATTCTGGCCTTCTGGCAAAAACACGGCAAGCGGAAGGCCGACGACATCGCCGTGCGAGGTCGCCAACCCGCGGCGTGCCGCGGTATTGCACTCATACGTCACATGAAATCTTCGATCAATCGAGCGGATGCGCTCCCTGTTATAGGGCAGAAGGTGAGCTTCGGGCGCTTGCTTCGGCAACGTCTTCTCTGGCGTTGGGCGCTGGTCTTGGGCGCGGCATTCGTTGTGCTCGCGGGTGTTTTCGTCTTCGCTTACCTGCGTAACGCGGAGCGGTTTTGGCGATGGGAGGGCGTCGCGAGCTCCGCCTCGCTCGCCCTTTGGGTGGGCCTGCTTCCGCCTATCGTTTACGCCTACGTTTTCGCGCACGAGTTCGGGCATCTGCTCCCGTTCCTCCCGCGGGCAGCGTGGAACCGGCTGCGCCGGGCGCCTGATGCACACCCGCGTCCGTCCTTTCTGCTCATCGGGAGGGACGATCGCTATCCGAATTACGCGCATTTGTTTTCGATTCTGGGGACTGAGGTGAGGCTCGGCGTGGGCTTGATGGGGTGGGCTGACGAGCCTGACATGCGAGCCGAGTCGGAGTTTTTCGTGCGGTTTATGGCTGGGATGGGGCACTTCTTCCCCTGTGCCGTTGCCGGCGTTCTGTTCGTCGGCACGCACGGGTGGGCGCAGTCGACCGGCTGGGTGGACCTTTTCGTGAGGTGGGGCGTCTTGCTCTTCCCGTTCTTGGTTCTGCTCCTAGACCTGCTGCTCAGTTGGGGCGAGCGCCGGACGGACTTCCGCATTGTCGTTTTTGGTAAGCGGGAAATGTATCCCGAGGGCTAAGCCAGGCTCCCGGGCGGCCGTAGGCGCCGGAAGCTCTGGGGTAGCGAGCACCATCGTGGCGAAAACCGGCCGAGATAGTGTGCAAAAGAAGAATCGTTGGTGAAATACGATTCTAGAATGAGACTGCGACTAATTCTGCCAGTTTACATGGCGGAGGCACAGAATCAGCCAGGTTCCTAGGCCGGAAAAAATGCATTCGGTGAAATGATCGCCCATTTTCGGCCAGCAACATTGGCAAAACGACGGCACAAATCACGCCGTTCGCCATCGGCAGCGAGTCGCGGGCTTTTCGTTTTTGGGCATCCCGTTTCGCCTGCATTTTGGGGCGCGCCCTATCGGAGAGGTCGCGCCTTCGGGGCAATTGGAAAGAGGCAACCACCTAGAAGTTCACCACTAGATCGCGAAGGCGCGGGTGAGGAGGTTGCGCACTTCGCTCGCTTGTCCGCGCAGCCGCAGCACGCGCGGATGCCACGCCAGCGCCATCGCGCGGTCCAGCCGCCGCAAGGCAGGCGCATCGATCACGCGCACCTCCGCGGCCGGCAACTCGTGCAGTGCGATCGCAGGCAGCACCGCCCCATGCCCTTTGCCCCGCACGGCGGCGAGGCTCTGAGGGAAGGACTGGCAGGTGAGACGCGGACGAAGCTCGCCGCCGGCTTCGGACGCGATTTCGCGCAGGCGCTGCGAAAACTGACCGTCGCCGGTCTGCGTCACCAAAGGCACCGAGGTCAGGGCTTGGCGGAACGAGGCGCGGGGCGCGGGCACGAGGGCTCGCGGCACCACCAGTCGATACGTCAGCGTGCCCAGCGGGGCACTCTCCAGATCGGCGGTGACGGCATCTGCACGCACCAAACCGAAATCGAGGCGCCCATCCGAGAGCTGGGCAATGATGTCGTGGGTCCGTAGGTTGAAGGTCGAAAAACGCACGCGCAATTTGGCAACGCGCTCTCTCGGAAGCCGCGGGATCACCAGCCACTGCAAGAGGCTGTCTCCGGCCGCGAGTCGGTAATCGGCCTCTTGCTGTAGGCACTCGCGGCGCAGGTCGTGCAGCGACTGAAAGTGCGCCCGCGTGATTCCTGCCAGCCGCTCGCCCTCGGGCGAGAGCTTCAGCTCCTTGCCCCGGCGCTGCGTGAGCGAGACGTTGAAGAACTCGGCGAGTTCGCGCAGCTGGCGGCTGTATTGACTCTGACGCACGGGGTCACCGGGCGCGGCTTGGGCGATGCTGCCGGCCTCCTGCACCTCGAGGAGCGCGCGCAGCCGATCGAACGAGAGGCCGCGGTTGGCAAAAAGATCCTCAAACATGATTATTAAGT
This portion of the Opitutia bacterium genome encodes:
- a CDS encoding helix-turn-helix transcriptional regulator, which encodes MDTTAQSLGSGLKSAREARNLSLRQVEEVTGISNAYLSQLENDKVKKPSPHFLHKLAALYDVPYELLMEYAGYIKRAAEAATEPRTLAAAAFRSQAQLSQAGAALYSQAQLTDEEAAQLLDYLGYLRSKQKTK
- a CDS encoding ImmA/IrrE family metallo-endopeptidase, with protein sequence MRAPALESAAEVEHIVRNLLRESKAWGKFPTPVDDIAAYSKLAIDRGVDLRTIDPGFLPRQLEHLSSALRKILGVIDRRQRKIYLDHSMSSSRKAFVKLHEIGHDVLPWQAINLSYSDDEKTISHEAPELFEREASFFASAALFQLERFDEALKKLPLSFSSVRVLAEQFGGSVHATARRYVERCPKRCALLVFNPPATRTKTCPMPVRNCFESPPFTDDFGRLGVPDVCDSQHPFVQDILRGRRLHEEGTVTLPTARVPSLQLNYHFFNNTYNSFVFMLPPGEAMKSRITIVNRVN
- a CDS encoding S8 family serine peptidase, producing MLGIVVGSVAQMDLAPHGSKRGEPSPFSRNGPGPNYVIKPDLVHLGGNIGHAGSPVHGVTSLDVQPRLIDSLGTSFATPLVSRQLAHIFHSITPAPSVTVARAVLTHCARDLRTRQRVPDGEDHYFGFGTPLGVRAALECTPSAMTLVFEEHLRPGYFLEWDDFPYPPSLSTNGRYRGEIAMTLAFPPMRNGDFGAEYCETHIDASFGVFVDGDGEENFKGQVPVEHSRSSELYESYQVKHLRKWAPVRTYYRLLPTGVKGKRWRLKVRLLCRHDVNIAMTAPQPFALILTIGDPAQRAPVYDEMARILHTRFHTQNLTLRPTVRIQTQSGA
- a CDS encoding LysR family transcriptional regulator; its protein translation is MFEDLFANRGLSFDRLRALLEVQEAGSIAQAAPGDPVRQSQYSRQLRELAEFFNVSLTQRRGKELKLSPEGERLAGITRAHFQSLHDLRRECLQQEADYRLAAGDSLLQWLVIPRLPRERVAKLRVRFSTFNLRTHDIIAQLSDGRLDFGLVRADAVTADLESAPLGTLTYRLVVPRALVPAPRASFRQALTSVPLVTQTGDGQFSQRLREIASEAGGELRPRLTCQSFPQSLAAVRGKGHGAVLPAIALHELPAAEVRVIDAPALRRLDRAMALAWHPRVLRLRGQASEVRNLLTRAFAI